From Marinoscillum sp. 108, a single genomic window includes:
- a CDS encoding aspartate kinase: MRIFKFGGASVRDGQGVKNLVEIVKKYMDRPLVVVVSAMGKSTNQLENIARQAFAGESYEEGLREFISSHQSLSQELFGTVPDDVNNWLIQLERSLENRTASWGQFYDSVIPYGELLSTSIVYHQLQSQMECSWTDARKYVKTNSIFTEANVEWQLTEHFIEREIPELLKKGPVITQGFIGSDLTGKSTTLGREGSDYTGAIFAYCLKAESLTVWKDVPGLLNADPKRFPSAELFDELSFQEVTELTYYGAKVIHPKTIRPLAQRNIPLFVRSFLEPSGKGTRISEQEKTTTKHCFVFKENQLLVTLRVKDNSFMDEKKLVKIFQAMDHANIKINLMHSSALTFTFCMDYQKDKLDGLRDFLQRDFQLLYNEGLQLATIKNYQEGSFSFLPETTEVILEQKTRNNYQVLYRPIEKV; this comes from the coding sequence ATGCGAATCTTCAAATTTGGTGGTGCTTCAGTAAGGGACGGTCAGGGCGTGAAAAACCTGGTGGAGATTGTTAAAAAATACATGGATCGGCCCTTAGTGGTGGTCGTTTCGGCCATGGGAAAATCCACCAACCAACTTGAAAATATTGCCAGACAGGCATTTGCTGGGGAGTCTTATGAAGAAGGGTTGAGGGAGTTTATTTCTTCTCATCAGTCCCTTTCTCAGGAGCTATTCGGTACGGTGCCGGATGACGTGAACAATTGGCTCATTCAGCTGGAAAGATCTCTGGAAAATCGCACAGCATCCTGGGGGCAGTTTTACGACAGTGTGATCCCATACGGTGAGTTGTTGTCTACTTCCATTGTTTACCATCAGCTGCAGAGCCAAATGGAATGTTCCTGGACGGATGCTCGAAAATATGTGAAAACGAACAGCATTTTCACAGAGGCCAATGTGGAGTGGCAACTCACTGAGCATTTTATAGAGCGAGAGATTCCTGAGTTACTAAAAAAAGGTCCTGTGATCACACAGGGTTTTATCGGTTCAGACCTCACGGGAAAATCTACCACGCTCGGGCGAGAGGGATCTGACTATACCGGCGCTATTTTCGCCTACTGTCTGAAGGCAGAGAGCCTCACTGTTTGGAAAGATGTGCCGGGACTACTCAATGCAGACCCAAAGCGATTCCCTTCGGCGGAGCTCTTCGATGAGTTGTCATTTCAGGAGGTGACCGAGTTGACTTACTATGGAGCCAAGGTGATTCATCCCAAAACCATCAGACCGCTGGCCCAGCGAAATATTCCTCTTTTTGTGCGCTCTTTTCTGGAGCCATCAGGCAAAGGCACCAGAATTTCGGAGCAGGAAAAGACCACCACTAAGCATTGTTTTGTCTTTAAGGAAAATCAGTTACTGGTCACACTCAGGGTGAAAGACAACAGTTTCATGGACGAAAAAAAGCTGGTGAAAATCTTTCAGGCGATGGATCATGCCAATATTAAGATAAACCTGATGCACAGCTCAGCCCTTACATTTACCTTTTGCATGGATTATCAAAAGGACAAGCTGGATGGGCTGAGGGATTTTCTACAGCGAGACTTTCAGCTGCTCTATAATGAAGGACTGCAGCTAGCTACGATTAAAAACTATCAGGAAGGTTCATTTAGTTTTTTGCCTGAAACCACAGAGGTGATTTTGGAGCAAAAGACCAGAAACAATTATCAGGTACTTTACCGCCCTATAGAAAAAGTTTAA
- the fbp gene encoding class 1 fructose-bisphosphatase, producing MNKNSLGLPIGTTLDRFIKKKQDEFEFATGELSQLLRDIALAGKIINREVNKSGLLDITGAYGSKNVQGEDQQKLDVIANIRFIRALRNGGQVCAVVSEEDEEIVHLNPHCRYIVAIDPLDGSSNIDVNVSIGTIFSIYRRTSPIGGPVTEKDILQPGTEQVAAGYILYGSSTMLVYTTGHGVNGFTLEPSLGEFVLSHTNMTCPEDGEIYSINEGSFHQFDKSIQDYTNWCKDQGMTARYIGSLVADYHRNMLKGGVYLYPNTKKAREGKLRLLYECNALAFIAEQAGGMATNGSKRILEIAPTTFHQRTPFYIGSKNMVEKVVEFVAEKAEA from the coding sequence ATGAACAAAAATAGTTTAGGTCTTCCGATCGGCACTACACTTGACCGCTTTATCAAAAAAAAGCAGGATGAATTTGAATTTGCCACGGGAGAACTCTCCCAATTGCTGCGGGATATTGCCCTTGCAGGAAAGATTATTAACCGTGAGGTCAACAAGTCCGGGCTGCTGGATATCACCGGTGCCTATGGATCCAAAAACGTGCAGGGAGAAGACCAGCAAAAACTGGATGTGATTGCCAACATTCGATTTATCAGGGCACTCAGAAATGGCGGGCAGGTATGCGCTGTAGTGAGCGAAGAAGACGAGGAGATCGTTCATCTCAATCCACATTGCCGCTACATTGTAGCCATTGATCCACTGGATGGCTCCTCTAATATCGATGTGAATGTGTCTATTGGTACTATATTTTCCATCTACCGACGCACCTCACCCATAGGAGGGCCTGTGACGGAAAAAGACATACTGCAGCCCGGCACCGAACAGGTGGCAGCAGGCTACATACTCTATGGCTCCTCTACCATGCTAGTGTACACCACCGGTCATGGAGTCAATGGCTTTACCCTGGAGCCGTCGTTGGGAGAGTTCGTGCTCTCACACACCAACATGACATGCCCTGAAGATGGTGAGATCTATTCTATCAATGAGGGAAGCTTTCACCAGTTTGACAAGAGCATCCAGGACTACACCAACTGGTGTAAGGATCAGGGAATGACGGCCAGATATATTGGATCATTGGTAGCAGATTACCACAGAAATATGCTCAAAGGCGGAGTGTACCTCTACCCAAACACCAAAAAGGCACGCGAAGGGAAGTTACGTTTGCTATATGAGTGCAATGCCCTGGCTTTTATCGCTGAGCAAGCAGGAGGTATGGCCACTAATGGCTCCAAAAGGATATTGGAAATAGCGCCGACAACCTTTCATCAGAGAACCCCCTTCTATATAGGATCTAAAAACATGGTAGAAAAAGTGGTGGAGTTTGTAGCGGAAAAAGCAGAGGCCTAG
- a CDS encoding alpha/beta family hydrolase, with protein sequence MELFLNDSLGQITLEVEEADNARAVIIIAHGAGAGMHHPFMTSISGLFVARGFHVARFNFPYMESGKKFPGAPKPNIETWGLVIDYLCVTYPDLPIIISGKSYGGRMASHLLADQSPAPVKGIFYLGFPLHAPGKNSKARATHLNAVQVPQLFLQGINDQLANIDLMREVLSSLPAARMLEVEFADHSFKVPKASGRTSKEVMHQLVEVTTEWIDTVLK encoded by the coding sequence ATGGAGCTATTCTTGAATGACAGTCTGGGTCAAATCACTCTTGAAGTGGAAGAAGCGGACAACGCCAGAGCAGTGATCATCATTGCTCATGGGGCAGGAGCAGGGATGCACCACCCCTTCATGACCAGCATTTCCGGATTATTTGTGGCTCGGGGTTTTCATGTGGCCAGATTCAATTTTCCCTACATGGAAAGTGGCAAGAAGTTTCCCGGAGCACCAAAACCCAATATTGAAACATGGGGCTTGGTGATCGATTATCTGTGCGTCACTTATCCAGACCTTCCAATCATTATTTCAGGGAAATCCTATGGCGGGCGAATGGCCTCACACCTGCTGGCCGATCAATCACCTGCCCCTGTGAAAGGGATTTTTTATTTGGGGTTCCCACTCCATGCGCCAGGTAAGAATTCCAAGGCACGTGCTACTCATCTGAATGCGGTACAGGTGCCACAACTTTTCCTCCAGGGGATCAATGATCAGCTAGCCAATATTGACTTGATGCGCGAGGTGCTCTCTTCCTTGCCTGCCGCACGAATGCTGGAGGTGGAGTTTGCGGATCATTCCTTCAAAGTACCAAAAGCAAGTGGGCGCACGAGTAAAGAAGTCATGCATCAATTGGTGGAGGTGACCACAGAGTGGATAGATACTGTACTCAAATGA
- a CDS encoding thioesterase family protein, with translation MIWADLDPNAHMRHTAYNDYAAQVRVGLFDELSLPLAELVASGYGPVLFHEDTTFKREVFMNERITVDCAAVAFRKDLKIWKFRQQVWKQNGELACVIIATGAFMSLKERKVVVPPQKIIDMLERIPKTEDFGWME, from the coding sequence GTGATATGGGCCGACCTTGACCCAAATGCGCACATGCGCCATACTGCATACAATGATTATGCGGCTCAGGTGCGTGTAGGGCTTTTTGATGAGTTGAGCCTGCCTCTGGCGGAGTTAGTGGCTTCAGGTTATGGGCCGGTACTTTTTCATGAGGACACTACCTTCAAAAGAGAGGTTTTCATGAATGAGCGAATCACTGTAGACTGTGCGGCTGTAGCTTTCCGAAAGGATTTGAAAATCTGGAAATTCCGCCAGCAGGTCTGGAAGCAGAATGGTGAGCTGGCCTGTGTGATTATTGCCACAGGAGCTTTCATGAGTCTGAAGGAGCGAAAGGTGGTAGTGCCACCTCAGAAAATCATAGACATGCTGGAGAGGATTCCTAAAACGGAAGACTTTGGCTGGATGGAATAG
- a CDS encoding DUF5606 domain-containing protein, with the protein MDFNEVAAVSGKGGLFKVVSPTRTGVILEALDGSGKKIIANIQAKVSILSDISIYTTDEEGAVPLQDVLRKIHVEFKGDTGLTSSSDPDELKSFLKFILPEYDESRVYVSDIKKLVTWYNTMAKTLPELLEKKEEQEQAEEKPAEKEKKEAAPKAKKAAAKTKSEK; encoded by the coding sequence ATGGATTTCAATGAAGTAGCCGCAGTATCGGGAAAAGGAGGACTTTTCAAAGTTGTATCCCCAACACGGACCGGCGTAATATTAGAAGCGCTCGACGGCTCAGGAAAGAAAATTATTGCCAATATCCAGGCTAAGGTTTCCATTTTATCAGATATCTCTATTTACACCACTGATGAAGAAGGCGCAGTGCCTCTTCAGGATGTTCTTAGAAAAATCCATGTCGAGTTCAAAGGTGATACCGGACTTACTTCTTCTTCGGATCCTGATGAACTGAAATCTTTCCTCAAATTCATATTGCCTGAGTATGATGAGTCCAGGGTGTATGTTTCTGATATCAAGAAGCTGGTAACCTGGTATAACACCATGGCCAAAACCCTTCCTGAGTTGCTGGAGAAAAAAGAAGAGCAAGAGCAGGCAGAGGAAAAGCCAGCTGAAAAAGAAAAGAAGGAAGCAGCCCCAAAGGCTAAAAAAGCGGCAGCTAAAACCAAATCCGAGAAATAG
- the yihA gene encoding ribosome biogenesis GTP-binding protein YihA/YsxC: MKPIKSAEFIKSSAEVGECPAGDKPEYAFIGRSNVGKSSLINLLTNHSKLAKVSSKPGKTQLINHFLIDDSWYLVDLPGYGWAKVSKSQKASWKKMIAGYFETRENLTNVFVLIDSRLEPQRIDLEFVTSLGQAGMPITLIFTKVDKRGANKAQSNIAAFRKILKKEWEELPLHFMTSTVTGQGKDDIIGYIREINEGIKE; the protein is encoded by the coding sequence ATGAAGCCAATCAAATCAGCTGAGTTTATTAAAAGTAGTGCAGAAGTAGGAGAGTGCCCGGCAGGAGACAAGCCTGAGTATGCTTTCATAGGACGATCCAATGTAGGGAAATCCTCTCTGATCAACCTGCTGACCAATCACAGTAAGTTGGCCAAAGTTTCATCCAAGCCCGGAAAAACGCAGCTAATCAACCACTTTTTGATAGATGATAGCTGGTACCTCGTGGATTTGCCAGGCTACGGATGGGCTAAAGTGAGTAAGTCTCAGAAGGCTAGCTGGAAAAAAATGATAGCGGGTTATTTTGAAACCCGGGAGAACCTTACCAATGTATTTGTACTGATAGATTCCAGGTTAGAGCCACAGCGCATCGATCTGGAGTTTGTGACCTCTCTAGGGCAGGCGGGCATGCCCATCACCCTTATTTTCACCAAAGTGGATAAGCGAGGTGCGAATAAGGCCCAGTCAAACATTGCGGCTTTTCGCAAAATTCTCAAGAAGGAATGGGAGGAACTTCCGCTCCATTTTATGACTTCCACAGTGACAGGACAGGGCAAGGATGATATTATTGGTTACATCAGGGAAATAAATGAGGGGATAAAGGAGTAA
- the ubiE gene encoding bifunctional demethylmenaquinone methyltransferase/2-methoxy-6-polyprenyl-1,4-benzoquinol methylase UbiE, whose protein sequence is MSVVPYKDKQGSKKEQVATMFDNISGNYDFLNHFLSLGIDIAWRKKAIRQLKDLQPKQILDIATGTGDFAIEALALKPDKVTGVDISEGMLAVGRQKMKKKGLDQKIELLSGDSEALQFEDNKFDAVIVSFGVRNFEHLEKGLADMYRVLKPGGRTVILEFSKPKSFPFKQLYHFYFKWILPKIGNTISKDQAAYTYLPESVRAFPDGQNFLEILEKVGFKNTQCKPLTLGISSIYIGTK, encoded by the coding sequence ATGAGCGTAGTACCGTACAAAGATAAGCAGGGGAGTAAGAAAGAACAGGTTGCCACTATGTTTGATAACATCAGCGGCAATTATGACTTCCTCAATCACTTTCTCAGTCTGGGCATAGATATAGCCTGGAGAAAAAAGGCCATCCGGCAGCTAAAGGATCTCCAGCCCAAGCAAATACTGGACATAGCCACCGGAACGGGCGATTTTGCCATAGAGGCACTAGCACTGAAACCGGATAAAGTCACCGGTGTAGACATCTCAGAAGGGATGTTGGCGGTGGGTCGGCAAAAAATGAAGAAAAAAGGCCTGGATCAAAAAATCGAATTGTTATCGGGAGATTCTGAGGCACTGCAGTTTGAAGACAATAAGTTTGACGCTGTGATCGTTTCATTTGGCGTACGGAATTTCGAACATCTGGAAAAAGGTCTGGCGGATATGTATCGGGTATTAAAGCCCGGAGGGAGAACAGTTATTTTAGAGTTTTCAAAACCAAAATCCTTCCCCTTCAAGCAACTGTATCATTTTTATTTTAAGTGGATTTTACCTAAAATAGGCAATACTATTTCCAAAGATCAGGCCGCTTATACTTACTTACCAGAGTCTGTAAGGGCATTTCCTGATGGCCAGAATTTTTTAGAGATTTTAGAAAAAGTCGGCTTTAAAAACACTCAATGCAAACCACTAACCCTGGGCATCAGCTCCATCTACATAGGTACAAAATAA
- a CDS encoding porin family protein, which translates to MQTTNPGHQLHLHRYKIIVFALILMMALPGYTQNEASENLLDYDAQWIHYGFQIGLHSSKYKIRYSDAYATDELDSLHSIVPGNLPGWKVGFVVDMNLHKYLSFRILPTVGFYEYDLTYRYTDGRELRELKPATMVELPMLLKYKSSRRGNVAMYVVGGLSPAFEAAGKGDQLDTRERLELRDWNVSVDAGVGFDLFFPLFKFSPEVRYSWGLRDMLTDGTNTYDVALKRLSYQNIAFYVTFEGGPTYLREAKKRRR; encoded by the coding sequence ATGCAAACCACTAACCCTGGGCATCAGCTCCATCTACATAGGTACAAAATAATTGTATTCGCACTTATTTTGATGATGGCCCTACCCGGGTACACTCAGAATGAGGCCAGCGAAAACCTCTTAGACTATGATGCTCAGTGGATTCACTATGGTTTTCAAATAGGCCTCCACAGCTCCAAATATAAGATCAGGTACTCCGACGCTTATGCCACTGATGAGCTGGACTCCCTACACTCTATAGTACCTGGCAACCTGCCAGGCTGGAAGGTGGGTTTCGTGGTGGATATGAACTTACACAAGTACCTTAGTTTTCGAATACTACCCACCGTCGGTTTTTATGAGTACGACCTTACCTACAGGTACACAGACGGGCGAGAGCTACGTGAACTGAAGCCTGCTACCATGGTGGAGCTACCCATGCTCCTCAAATACAAATCTTCCAGAAGAGGCAATGTGGCCATGTACGTGGTGGGTGGCCTTAGCCCCGCATTTGAAGCGGCCGGCAAAGGGGACCAACTGGACACCCGTGAGCGACTGGAACTCCGCGACTGGAACGTGTCGGTGGATGCCGGCGTAGGATTTGACTTGTTTTTCCCCTTATTTAAATTTTCCCCGGAAGTACGCTATTCGTGGGGGCTAAGAGACATGCTGACCGACGGTACCAACACCTATGATGTAGCTCTGAAAAGGCTGAGTTATCAGAACATCGCATTCTACGTCACCTTCGAAGGAGGCCCAACGTACCTGCGGGAAGCCAAAAAACGTCGACGATGA
- a CDS encoding SDR family NAD(P)-dependent oxidoreductase, with protein sequence MSKPIALITGATSGIGEATARCLAKDYRLIICGRRQDRLTKLEKELAEETEVTTLSFDVRDRLAAETAISGLPAKWQSVDVLINNAGNAHGLSAIQDGQVADWDAMIDINVKGLLYVSNAVIPGMVSRQKGHIINIGSVAGIEVYPKGNVYNASKYAVDAISKGMRQDLITEGIKVSEIKPGLVQTEFSAVRFKGDQERAEKVYVGFDPLQAQDIAETVTFILSRPAHVNIADMLVLAGAQASATMVHKKN encoded by the coding sequence ATGAGTAAACCCATAGCATTGATCACCGGCGCCACCAGTGGAATTGGTGAAGCTACCGCCAGATGCCTGGCCAAAGATTATCGATTAATTATCTGTGGCCGGCGCCAGGATCGGTTAACCAAGTTAGAAAAAGAGCTTGCCGAAGAAACTGAAGTCACAACCCTTTCATTTGACGTTCGGGACAGACTGGCGGCAGAGACTGCAATAAGCGGTTTACCAGCCAAATGGCAATCGGTGGATGTGCTGATCAATAACGCAGGGAATGCCCATGGGCTCAGTGCGATCCAGGATGGACAAGTCGCCGACTGGGATGCCATGATCGACATCAACGTGAAGGGTCTGCTCTATGTAAGCAATGCCGTCATCCCTGGCATGGTGAGCCGACAAAAAGGACACATCATAAACATAGGATCCGTAGCAGGTATAGAAGTATATCCTAAGGGAAATGTCTACAATGCGTCAAAATATGCTGTGGATGCCATATCCAAAGGGATGCGACAAGACCTAATCACTGAGGGGATCAAAGTATCTGAAATCAAGCCAGGCCTGGTCCAAACTGAATTTTCAGCCGTCAGGTTCAAGGGCGATCAGGAGCGCGCAGAAAAAGTCTATGTAGGATTTGACCCCTTGCAAGCTCAGGACATAGCAGAGACCGTGACCTTTATCCTATCCCGGCCCGCCCATGTAAATATTGCCGACATGCTGGTGCTGGCAGGTGCCCAGGCCTCGGCTACCATGGTGCACAAGAAAAATTAA
- a CDS encoding saccharopine dehydrogenase family protein: MKHILVLGAGRSSTSLINYLLENAKENDWKVVIGEKDTSIARKKFKDADVIEFDINDKALATAQITNAQLVISMLPASLHPIVAGICAEIGRDMLTASYISPEIKALSDQFAASGNQCIMELGLDPGIDHMSAMRVLDRIKAAGHTLTSFETFTGGLLAEDKLKENPWAYKFTWNPRNVVLAGTGNVKFLQESRFKYIPYHKLFKRTEIIHIPGYGHFEGYANRDSLKYLDLYKLRGIQTLYRGTLRRPGFCKAWDIFVQLGATDDTYEMENVSEMTHRQFINSFLMFNPHDSVELKLAHYLNIGLESDEMYKLNWLNIFSEEPVGLDKGTPAQILEHILKKKWTLDDTDKDMIVMWHKFSYLDNGRPKEIQAHMIALGDDPVNTAMSKTVGLPLAIAAKMILQGKIKTTGVSIPTQQEIYEPILDELENMGFEFSERETVS, encoded by the coding sequence ATGAAGCATATTTTGGTTCTGGGAGCCGGGCGCTCCTCTACCTCACTGATCAATTACCTCCTGGAAAACGCTAAGGAAAACGACTGGAAAGTGGTGATTGGCGAAAAGGATACCTCCATTGCCAGAAAGAAATTTAAGGATGCGGATGTCATCGAGTTTGATATCAATGACAAAGCCCTGGCCACGGCGCAAATCACCAATGCTCAGCTAGTCATCAGCATGCTACCCGCCAGCCTACACCCCATCGTGGCAGGCATTTGCGCTGAAATAGGCCGGGACATGCTCACCGCCTCTTACATCTCTCCTGAAATCAAAGCCCTTTCGGATCAATTTGCAGCCTCGGGAAATCAATGCATCATGGAACTGGGGCTAGACCCGGGTATTGATCACATGTCTGCCATGAGGGTACTGGATCGCATCAAAGCTGCGGGGCACACGCTTACCTCATTTGAAACCTTCACAGGAGGTCTGCTGGCAGAAGACAAACTCAAGGAAAACCCCTGGGCCTATAAGTTTACCTGGAATCCCCGAAATGTCGTTTTAGCCGGAACTGGCAATGTGAAATTCCTTCAGGAATCCCGTTTCAAATACATTCCCTATCACAAACTTTTCAAGCGGACTGAAATCATTCACATACCGGGATATGGCCATTTCGAAGGCTACGCCAACCGTGACTCGCTCAAGTACCTTGATCTATACAAGCTGCGGGGCATTCAGACCCTCTACCGAGGTACCCTGAGAAGACCGGGGTTCTGCAAAGCCTGGGACATTTTTGTGCAGCTAGGGGCTACAGATGATACTTATGAGATGGAAAATGTGTCTGAAATGACCCACCGGCAGTTCATCAACTCCTTTTTGATGTTTAACCCGCACGATTCGGTGGAGCTCAAGCTGGCCCATTACCTGAATATCGGGTTGGAATCTGATGAGATGTATAAACTCAACTGGCTGAATATCTTCTCTGAAGAACCAGTGGGGCTGGACAAAGGAACCCCCGCACAAATACTGGAGCACATCCTCAAGAAGAAATGGACACTTGACGATACTGACAAAGACATGATTGTGATGTGGCACAAGTTCAGCTATCTGGACAATGGCCGACCTAAAGAGATACAGGCGCACATGATCGCGCTGGGTGATGACCCGGTGAACACTGCCATGTCCAAGACCGTGGGACTGCCCCTGGCGATCGCCGCAAAAATGATTCTTCAGGGAAAAATTAAAACAACAGGAGTCTCTATCCCCACTCAGCAGGAAATCTACGAACCCATCCTGGATGAGCTGGAGAACATGGGCTTTGAGTTTTCTGAGAGAGAAACGGTCTCCTAG